From the Rhizobium sp. SL42 genome, the window ACGTATTCCGGTGCCTCGACGGAGGGATCTTCGAGAACCTTGCCCTCGGAAGACGAATGCAGCAGGTTGGCATCGACGGAGAACGGCGCTTCGCCCTTCTTGTCCTTGGCAACCGGGATCTGGTTCTGCTCGGCGAAGGCCAGCAGATCGGTACGGCTCTTGAAGGCCCAGTCGCGCCACGGCGCAATGATCTTGATGTCGGGGTTCAGCGCATAGGCCGACAGTTCGAAACGAACCTGATCATTGCCCTTGCCGGTTGCGCCATGCGCGATGGCATCGGCGCCGGTCTTCTTGGCGATCTCGATCAGGTGCTTGGAGATCAACGGACGGGCTATCGACGTGCCGAGCAGGTAGACGCCTTCATAGACGGCATTGGCGCGGAACATCGGGAAGACGAAATCACGGACGAACTCTTCGCGGACATCTTCGATGAAGATCTCCTTGATACCCATCATCTCGGCCTTCTTGCGCGCCGGCTCAAGCTCTTCGCCCTGGCCAAGGTCGGCAGTGAAGGTGACGACTTCAGCACCGAGTTCGGTTTGCAGCCACTTCAGGATGATAGAGGTATCGAGGCCGCCGGAATAAGCGAGAACGACCTTTTTGACGTCTTTCGGGAGTGCCATGATGATAAAGTCCGTTGATGAAGGCGAGCCCGACCAACCTGGGCCCCTGGTTTGGCGGCACTTTTAGCCGGATTCCCGCGCGGTGCAAGGGCAAGCGCGCCGCTGGCGGTCGCTTCCGCGACTTTCTTGGAAACGGACAAATGATCACGGGCGGAAGAATTCGCCCCCCAGCTGCGCGTCGGGCAAGGGCAATTTTCGTCCTGTCACCTGACTTATGCTATGAAGCGGTACGGTTTGACTTGCAGCAAAATCATACCATATGCCGTCCGTGCACAACGACAGACGAAAGGAACATGACATGGCAGACATCCTATCCGTGATGGCC encodes:
- a CDS encoding argininosuccinate synthase; translated protein: MALPKDVKKVVLAYSGGLDTSIILKWLQTELGAEVVTFTADLGQGEELEPARKKAEMMGIKEIFIEDVREEFVRDFVFPMFRANAVYEGVYLLGTSIARPLISKHLIEIAKKTGADAIAHGATGKGNDQVRFELSAYALNPDIKIIAPWRDWAFKSRTDLLAFAEQNQIPVAKDKKGEAPFSVDANLLHSSSEGKVLEDPSVEAPEYVHMRTISPEAAPDKATTIKVGFEKGDAVSINGVRMSPATLLAELNNYGRDNGIGRLDLVENRFVGMKSRGVYETPGGTILLSAHRAIESITLDRGAAHLKDEIMPRYAELIYYGFWFSPEREMLQALIDKSQEHVEGEVTLKLYKGNVMVIGRESAKSLYSDQLVTFEDDQGAYDQKDAAGFIKLNALRLRTLAKRNLGK